The Brassica napus cultivar Da-Ae chromosome C7, Da-Ae, whole genome shotgun sequence genomic interval atttttaacatttttttataagtagtgttttaacatttttattttagtgtattttaaaactatataattgtattattttatttatattaatctgttttgttatgaacttttaataagtagtgttttaacatttttattttagtgtattttaaaactatataattgtattatttttatttatattaatctgttttgttatgaacttttaataagtagtgttttaacatttttatttttgtgtattttaaactatataatttgttttttgataaaaaaattgtaattcgTTTGATCAATTgtgtgatatatattttttagttatagaACTTATTTTCTGTCAATTTATTAACTATAACATTTTATTTGCGTAAAACTTATGTGATGTCAACTTAAACCAAACATAATCTTGcgtgtataattataaattatatacttttaagcataaaaataatcaaagaataaaaatctaatgtgaaagttttactaagtttaaatgaatggaattttttttacgaaaatatataaaataattcattaacttaataatttcatattaagcaaataaaatgttagaatcaataaattgacattaaagaagttttataatatttttttatccaataagtatatatcacacAGTTAATCAAATagatttcagaaattttattaaaagttcaTACCAAAACAGATTAAAGGAattaaaaaactatattaaataatattttatataatttttatatttaatataaataaaaataatataattatattgttttcaaatacactaaaataaaaatgttaaaacactacttatcaaaatttatagaacatattgattttgtaaattatattttgttaaaaaatattcttacgTTTTTAAAACAcaggtaaaattttaatttaggtAAATCACCGTCAGATTCGTAACATTTTAATTGATGAAACGAGAGATTTAAACCGTCTCTAACTTACACatcattttttattaatgaaattatactcgtgatgttaactacataacatcATAAAGTTGAGGGATGTTATCATGCAAAATATATACCGTCAGCAATCATTTTTcctttacgaaaaataaattcTTACTTCAATATTCTCAAGTCACCACCACACTAATTGTCACTATGCATTCAACTTAACCTCGTATTACTATCAGTATCACATATAATAAcccctatatatatatgatgttatggaaacaatttttttagaatatcataaaataatttattctaatATACGATGTTTGTTTTGGATCTATTTGAAGTTAAAATCTTCATTTTCCAGACATTTATCTAAATAAAGCTCATCTAAATTTGAGCACATACCAACATGCACACACACACTAGTAAACTACATAGCACCCAAATCCAGAATCTGAACTGACACCATGGAATACTAATGGAAAGTACAAACTATTAACCGAATCATATAATCGTATACCACAACTAAAATCCTTTAAATTAAGCAAGAAAGTTAAGAAAACACTGAAAGAGAGATTATTTAAATGGCTTACAGAGATGACTCCTTTGATATGATCAGTAGTGAGCTGAAAATGACCATCTTCGCCTTGTTTATTCATCATATCTATCATCACATCCACCACATCTGGACTCTCTAACACTCTTCTCCCTGGCTTTAGATGCTCATCAAGCACTTGGTTGAAGAAACCGTCGAGCTCTGAGAATAGTCCTTCTAAGCTCTTGCTTTGACCCGTAATTATATCAACAATCCAACCTCCTGGAAAGTAATTAGAGAAAGCGAACTCCCCCTGAAGTTTCTCTGACCTAGACGCTAATTCCTCCATACCATCTTCATCGATAAACTCCGACTCGTGAAGATTTTGACCGAACGCGAGTCTACACACGATACTAGCGATTAAAGTGAAAAGGGCTTTTGTCAGATTCACAGGAGAATGTTTCTTAGAAGCTTCAGAGAGTTTCTTGACGAACAAgtcattctcttcttctcttatatACCTAAAAGAGTTAAGTTTTTTCAAATTGAGTAGCTCCATCACAGCAAGCTTCCTCAAAGATCTCCATTCTTCCCCGTACGGAGCGAATCCAATGTCTTTGAAGTTGTAAGAGATTTTCTTGGTTGCTACGGTTTCTGGTCGGCTGCAACAATCTAGGTCATGGGTTTTGAGAACTTCTTCCGCTGCTTGTTTAGAAGAGATTATGACGATAGGGACAAAACCGAAGTGGAGTTTCATCACTGGTCCGTGGATTTTCGAGAGTTTTTGGAGACATTTGTGTGGTAATCCTTCGAGGTTGTGTAAGTTTCCGATGATAGGAAGTTTTCTTGGGCCTGGAGGATGGTTTAGTTTTGAGGTTTTGAACTTTTTCCTGAAGATTAGTGTTACTAAGAGAAGTAGCGTAAGCCAGAGGAAGCAGAGGAAAGTTGACAtgtttttgatttatgtgttcactctttttttttttttttttactatttttccgAGTGAATGTGAATTTGAATTTAAAGAGAAATGAAATTAGAATTTTCAACATTGGAATAAAGAAAACACTTAAGAGTTCAGACTTAGGAACTAGGAGGATGACCTCTGCGCGGCTACTCTGAATTCACGGGTCGTTTTCGATAATAGTCGAACCGtaaatgatgatgttgaaaacataattcaactccgaggactttttttttatatctaagTGGTGGACATACACCTGAAATAAGGCTGAATGAATaagaaaacattaataattgacaaaaaaaaactataaaaagttgaccaaaatattcaaagtatttttgtatcttatatttttttgtatttcaaccttataaaaatcatatatttaatctctcaaatatactaaaatataataccTTTCATCACTAgtacttttagaaaagacaaatatatttttaaggtaGATTAGTTGTTTTGACTAGaataacaataatttatattatatatttgtttaaaaaataaaaataaaatataacacaaTTTATGTATACAGTATAACTTCTTTAAATtg includes:
- the LOC106409261 gene encoding cytochrome P450 71B23 is translated as MSTFLCFLWLTLLLLVTLIFRKKFKTSKLNHPPGPRKLPIIGNLHNLEGLPHKCLQKLSKIHGPVMKLHFGFVPIVIISSKQAAEEVLKTHDLDCCSRPETVATKKISYNFKDIGFAPYGEEWRSLRKLAVMELLNLKKLNSFRYIREEENDLFVKKLSEASKKHSPVNLTKALFTLIASIVCRLAFGQNLHESEFIDEDGMEELASRSEKLQGEFAFSNYFPGGWIVDIITGQSKSLEGLFSELDGFFNQVLDEHLKPGRRVLESPDVVDVMIDMMNKQGEDGHFQLTTDHIKGVISDIFLAGVNTSATTILWAMTELIKNPTVMKKVQEEVRTVIGEKKEKITEQDLNQLSYFKLVIKETFRLHPTAPLLVLRETMSPFKIQGYDILKKNQIMINVYAIARDPKIWENPDEFKPERFVDSCIDYRGLNFELLPFGSGRRICPGMTMGIAMVELGLLNLIYFFDWVLPEGTTVKDIDMDEEGALIIGKKVPLELVPMRQH